The window cccgccccagccccacatctgccccgcCCTCAGGCAAGGCcggcccagggcccagccccacatctgccccgccccctgccccatctgagtggaggagaagctggtaAACAACCAACTGCCCCTGGGGGCCGGGATGTACCATTCTCAGCCTGGATGGGGGGGGGCCCGCAAACCTGCAGGCTTTAATACCGGCCCTGGTTAGCAAATAACCACAGCAGACGCTCTGAGGCAAAGTTATGGGCTTTGTTTGCTCTCCGGGAAATCACTAAGGGAGTTTTATTATCTCCAGCCCCGCTCCGCTCCCCCCGTCAGTGAAATGGTTCCTTCCCAGGCCGAGTGACGCCTGAGTGTCAAACTGCTGGAGTGAACCATTGCCTTGGTGGGGGCGCTCGGAGGAGTTGACCAGAACTGATCAGCGAATTGACATTATTATTGGTATTATCTTATTATTTACCCAGTCTGTTTACTTAGTCTACACTGTGTGCTTAGGGtggtttttaaataaacttggatttttttgaggggggggaaggcacctttctccctccccctttccaaGGGAATGGTACCTTCCCAGCGCTATTTAATTGTGTTGCTCGGCGCCTTCCCCTCACagcggctggggggcggggccctgGGTGGGCGAGGCCGGGCGGGGCGCTGCCCCGAGGGAAGGGGCCATGTCAGGCCTGGGTCTTGGGGCAGCCTCGCTGTGCTGGCCTGTCGCTGAACCAGGCCACCGTGGTGTCATGGTGATGTCATCAGGACAGTATGTCATCGTCACGACATGATGTCACAGTGATGTCATTGGGGGCAGTGATGTCATCACTGTGAGCCCAAGTGGCTAGGGCAGGGGcctggcaaactttttggcctgagggccgcatcgggtttcggaaattgtacaGAGGGCCGGccgtggccccgcccccacctcctatctgcctccccccgcccccgggactcctgccccacacccccccactccctgtcccctaaccaccACCGGACccacacccctgactgcccccagctgccccatccaacccctcctctcattcctgactgcccctccaggacccctgcccccattcaaccccctgttcccaccccgacccctatccacgcccccaccctctgaccaccaccaccccccgaactcccctgccctctatccaaccccctttACCCCTTACCATGCCGCCGTGCAGCCCAGGGTACTGGGTCCGGCCAGGCTcggcagctgcactgccccaggagcttgcagcccccccacccagagcgAGCTGAGGCTGCCCGGGAGGGAGACAggggggaaggggccgggggcgagcctcccagggcaggagctcaggggctgggcatgagggtcccgcgggccgtagtttgcccacctctgggctaggGCTTCAGGACTCCTGGAGGACCTCATTTCGCTCTTAGAAGGGGCAGGGCCGGAGGCTGCTTTGCATGTTGGGGTCTGGCACACCCTAACTCAGtagtccccaacctttctgtgggaatggcacattcctattcccagaagactgtggtggGCGCCAGACACCCCGCTGCCGAAACGCGGGAGCAGCAAGACACGTCGCCGCCGAAATACTGCCGAGCAACGGCAATGGTTCTCGGCAGCATTTGGGCGGGCGGTTCTCCAGCGGCCACGCTCGGCGGTGCCATTTCGGTGGCGCGGTGTCCTGCAAGCGCAGACAACTGCCCCGGCGGATGCCATTGCGCCCGCGGGCActgcgttggggacccctgccctAACTTAACTGCGTTTTCTCAAGATCTTGAGGGTCATTTGGGGTTGAATTCACCACAGAGCAACAGCTCCTTGCCGCAGGCCCTGCTGCCACAAGCTTGGACTCTCTCCTGGGTCGTGTGGAATtgctcaggctcaggttggtgAGATTGTTCCATGTTTCCTGAGTGAGCCGCGCAAGCCCTGGAGCGAGCAGCTGAGTAACAAGGTGCAAGCAAATGACACAATGGCTTGCACCCAACGATCGCACATGGCAGAATTTCCCAGTTACCCAGGGCTGGCTGGTTTCCTCTGCCTTGCGCCCTGGTCAGTCCTTTACAACCTCTGCAGAGTGATTACAAAATGCTGAGCAAATGGAGAGGTCTGATGAGATGGTGTTTACACCTGCTCACTCAGGTGTTCCTGACTTCTCAAGTGCAGGCTAAGGAGAGAGCCAGGTCCAGTGATCTCAGCCAGCAAAACTATTTCAACAGGATTTGCTGAGGCTCATCTGCAGCAGTCCGAGCATTTGGCAAGTAGCACAGTGCAAGCCCCAACCCAGGTCAGTCTAGATTTTCCAGTGCCCTATACCTTGTGTCACTGTCTACACCGGTCCAAAGCCGATACAGACTGGTGTGAGTGGGGAATTCTGTTTGTAATGACACTGTGCAATAGCCACATGATTAGGATTAAGACATTTGATCATTTGTGGGCCCAGATTACATTAAACTGACACATGAAGGGATTTTTTTGCATATTTTTCCCTCCTGATATCACTGCAGGGCAAAGCAAAGGTTGCGGAGGTGCCTTAACAGTGTATTTCTTATCTGCACCTGTTTGGATTTCTGTGAAGTGTAACGTGAGCTGTGAATTGCTGGGGTTCATAATGCTTGGTTTGAGGAGAATTGCAACATCTTTGTGTCCCAGTATGTCCATGCTGCTGCCTCCACGTGCAACAGACCCTTCCAAACACCGCTGCCAAAGCCAGAATGCAGCTACAGAAGCTTCAAAGAGCAGTGACCACTGGGCCAAGGAATCTGCCAGCAAGAACGCTGCGTGCAGGGTTGTGGTAGCCgggtcggtcccaggatattagccagacaaggtgggtgagataatagcttttattggaccaacttgtgtggTTTTTGGCActtctccagccccctaataTCACTCAGTCTCCCATAGTCTCCTGGCTGCAAACTACCTGGACAGGAAAGGTGGAGTTACCCCGATATCACGATGGGCCCAGCTAAGAGTTACCTGAACCTctctgtgttagtctgtatctgcaaaaagaaaaggaggacttgtggcaccttagagactaacaaatttatttgagcataagctttcgtgagctacagctcacttcatcggatgcctctCTGTAGCCTATCTAATCACCATACTTAGATCCAGGTGTTAATCATTTTGCTTCATTACAACCTATTGCTTCCAACAGAGCCTCGAGTCATTCTGCGCTCAGAGAGGAAATACGGTACGTTTGAGGAGGGCACTCTGCATTTTTCTGACACTATAAAGATGCTGCATCCCTGCTTTGAGTACAAAATGGAACTCAACCTTTACCTGAGTGTTGTGACCTGCAGCTCCATAGCTGGTGACTTTATTCAAGCCTATCTGCTGTTCTCCCCCTCAAGTTTTCAGCTATTGAATTAATGCTTTCCTTGTTCCTTGCAAGACCATGCTACAGATCCCTGCCTTGCAGTGAATTTTCGGAAGATCATGTCAATTCATGGCCTGGCTCAGCTGTTAGTGTTTGAAGGTGGGGTGACCTTGTGTTCCAGAGAGACACCAGGGCTCAAAAAATGATGAATGCCATTGCAGATAAACCAAATGGGTTAGCAAGAAACCAGGTGAACACCGGATATTTCAGGCTCTGGAAGGGACATGTCAACCCCACCATGTTTGCAGTGCTGGGGTGGCCATGTTGCCATGACGTGTATTCTTGACATGCTGTAGCCAGGTCATTCTGTGATGCCAGGATTTCCTTCCGTCAGTCTTCAGCGGCGTAGCTTCCTAGTGACCTCTGCAGATGTTTTCCCACTGGCCCAAGGTGCTGATGTCCCTGCTGTATTTGGAGTTCCAGTCCCGTTCGAACACAGCCTGGAGTTGTTCCTGCACTGTGAGCTCGCCCTGGGCATTTGCGTCGCACTGGTTCACCACAAGCGCAGATCCTGCAGTTCTGACAAAATAGTCTCCTGACCAGTTGGAGGTACCTTCAGGGAGAAGAAGGAGAGAGCTTATCGCACCTGCCGGCCCAAATGCCGTCATGACCctggcagccctgggctctcccatATCGGACACTTCTGTTCTATCAACCTAGGCAGGCCCGAAGAATCTCTTCTGGGTGTGCAGCCTGCCCCAGCATTTCCTGGGTACGCCACCAGCCTGCAATTCTCAGCCAGGTCTCCCTTTCCTCTTGTCCTAACTAAGAACACGCCCTCCCTGCCCCGGAGTCCTAGCGGCCCCCCCGGAGTCCAGCATCACCGCGTGCAGTTGCTGTTCTCCCATGTGCACTGACGGGGAGCACAGACCTGCCATGTGCAGGCCCCTCCGCTGGCTCCCTGTGTGTTTCAGGCTTGAGTTGAAAGCTGCCTACTTTACAGTTAAACTCCTTCACGACCTTGTTCCAGCTGTCCTGACCCTACAGCCCCTGGGCCCGAGTCTCACTCACACAAAGGCCCCTTTAAACCATTCTGGCAGTGTGTAAAAGAGCCTTAAAGCGAGTGGGAAGGGCCCCTGAGCAGCCCCCTTTGTGTGGGTGCTATCCcagttggggtggggctggtgtaAGGTGTCTGCCCCGGCCGGTCTCAGCCCCTGGCCTCGGAGTGCGGGCAGAGTGCACAGCGCCCGGGCTAGTCTCTGCTCCCCAGaggctctgagaagcagaaagtaAATGAGAGCAGACTTAGGCCCCTGCAAACTGACACCATTTTAAGGGTCTCTCCCCGCACGCAGGAGCGGAGTAGCTGAGAATCGTACTGCTGGCATGCCTCTCGCTCTGCCCCCCTCCTCGTTCCCCGGGGCCAGCTAGATTCACCTTCTTCCCGCCGCCGGCCATGCAAGGGTGGTCTCCTCTGCAGGCAGTCGGAGCGTGCGTGCCGCGCTGCCTCCCCATCTCCTGTCAAATCTTGGCTGGACACATCACGGCCTTTGCCCGCCTAGAGCTCCTGGGCTCTCCCGCGCTCTGGGTTATTTAACTATATTATCCAGTGTGCGGGGAGACGGTTTGTCAGTGAGCCAAGGAGGAAGGATACAGGACATATTTAATAGTGTCGGTAGGGAGGAGTCAGCAGTGGCAGTTCGATCCTTCAGGCTCTACTCACCGATATAGGCCACCTTGTCGGTGACCATGTACTTATTGTGGTTGACTCTTGCATAGGGGATCTCAGCTTGTGTTTCATTGACTGGAACTGTGAAGAGTCTCTTCAGATGGAAGGGAGGAAAACAAAGACCCCACAGAATGAGTGTCCTAATGCATCAGTGCACTGCAAACAGCGGCCATGGAAAGAGTCGCTCTGAACCCATAGCCTGTGGTTTGGAGACGAGGCCTAGGTGGACAAAGCCCTAGGTCCTGATTCTCTGGCCCCTGCACCATGTGCAGTCACTGGCGCCCCTGCAGAGGGAAGGTAAGATGCACCCACCTTGCCCGCTCTTTGTGCTGGTATCCATGGCGGCACAACGCACAGGGCAACAGGAGCGAATCAACCCTTACAATTTGATCCATCTGGTCTCAGCAACACCATGTGTCTCTGGTGCAGCTCACCCAAGAATCCGGCTGCTCTGGAACAGACTGAGCAGATCTGCCCCAAACCGACTCCTAGCCACAGCACTGACCGGGGCTTGCCACCGCCAATTTCTCTGCTGTTTTCCCTGGAAGGTGGGCTCCCCTCACAGCTGCTTCCAGGACAGGCactcccagctgggagtgtgcAGCCGATTTCCCCAGAGAACCTTGCTCAGAAGCAGCACTGAGTGTTCAGCAAGGTTCCTAGTTGGACATGGCCGGGTTGATTTCATGGCTTGGAGAATGAGGAACAATGGTCCCTTTAGCCTCAGCAAGGCCCTTTGGATCCAGCTGGTCTCCTACCACAAATACGATCCTGGAGAAATATTTCAGGCAAATGCTCCAGAATCCTATAGATGAGGAAACCAGTCCAGACAGGAGCAGTCTCAATGGAGCTCAGGACTACATATTTTAGCTTTAACTgtgggcttaagtgctttgctggatcagggctttagTGACTTGCCAAAAGCCACAAAAAGGGGAATGAGTATAAGAGGCAAGATCTGAACTCCAGGATTCCTGACCCCTGCTGCTGTGCGAATCGGAGCATTACTCACCACTTCCACACTGTAGTGCGTCCCATTGTCCTGCATGGCAGCCAGAGATTTCAGGAAAGGAAACATGGCTGGCTTGGAGTGCTcccagcagccaatcagcagtCGAATATGGACTTGCCTTTCGTAGGCTGCTTTCCTGAGATGATTATCAATAGTTGGCCAATACCTGGGGAAACAAACAAGGCTTGCCCAGGTGCCTCTCTGAGTTACTAGCTACAGTGGTGGCTGCCCGGTGTCCTTTTAAAGtaaatttttcaaatatattggccTGAATTTTCAGAATGAACTAGCAAATTTTGAGTGCCTCATGTGTGATGCCTGAAAGAAAGGGCATCTGATGAAGATCGGGTCCCTTTAGGGCATCTCAATTTGGGCTGCTAAAACCACAGGTCCCTTTTGAAAACGGGGCCCATGGGTTTTACTCTGAGCAATCCTAGCGGTTCCCAGGAGGGAGCGTGGCCGGAAAAAGGCATGGAGCGGATCGGCAGCAGACACAGGAGTGTTAAAGGGAGAAATCTGAGCAGCACATAGGGCCCAGGAGGAAACAAAGGCTGAGAGACGGGCAGTGGAGGTGGGTAGAGCCTTAAAGGATGAGGATAACACCCCCCTGCCCTTGTTACTGAATTCAACTCGGACACAGCTCATGCCCCAAAATCTCCACTGGCACACACTGCTCAGCGAACTCAGCACAGCCCTGTGCCCAGAGCGGGCTCGGCCTGAGAGCTGCTTCGCAACGGGCCGCTGAGGCGTTACCTCCGGGGGTGCGAGAACTCCATGGTTGGCAGGTAGCTCATCACGGCGATGTGCACGAATTGGCTGGCGGCGTCGATGATGCTGAGCAGTGCATGGAGGTCCTCCGTCCGTCCCTCGGCACACAAGGCTGGCGGGGAGCTCTGGGCACAGCACAGAGGGGTCAAGCTGACGGCTGTACAGCCGGGAAGGAAATTTTCCTTCCATATGCAGCACTGCCTGACTGGTCAGGTGCAACACGGCGGGGTTTAACTCACTTTGAAGCAGCATGTACTGGCCACTGCAGGAGGCAAGCTAACTGACCAGAACAAGGTCTGTTTGGTTACGGCAAATCCTACATGAAACCAATAAGGAGCAGAAGAGGGTTACCCTGACGTGCCTCGACTTACAGAAAGGTACACGCCGGCGTCCGTCCCGTTCAGCTGCACCTCCAGAGGCGTCTCCTTGTTGTATGTGGTGGAGTAATTGGCCGGCCAGGGTGATGGAATGGTGGAGTCCGGCACCCCCAGAACCCAATAGGCTTCAAATATCTTCCCTAAGTCCTTGGCCAAGCAGCTGCAGTTGTAGACAGCTGCACCCAGCTCCTTCACCTGCAGGGCAAGCAGCACAGAACTCTCCGTCACGTGCAGCCCGTTGGCGTGAGGAACTCCCAGCGCTGTGATTGTCCAAGCCACGTGTTTCTTTGGCTGGAGGTTTCAGGGCCTGTGGGGACGCCTCCCCCCACTTTCTCTCTAGCTACTCTCTCTTTTATTGGCACCCCAAA is drawn from Eretmochelys imbricata isolate rEreImb1 chromosome 23, rEreImb1.hap1, whole genome shotgun sequence and contains these coding sequences:
- the PLD3 gene encoding 5'-3' exonuclease PLD3 isoform X1 — its product is MKPSVTPNKVCLRNGHERCVSSLVPAVGCARDGPMSVWAQLNALESREELLPSEQPNRLSHKYSRCALPAMILVGMLLAGVLTCLFVFPFGSPLERGNVGQDPDNTCSDPCRIVLVESIPEGMVYEDNSTVNPSTFQAWRNLIRGAKSSLDIASFYWTLTNDDTHTQEATADQGEEILAELLQLPQRGVLVRIAVSSPSSKQPLDDLQALEQSGAAVRKVNMRRLTDGVLHTKFWIVDKTHIYLGSANMDWRSLTQVKELGAAVYNCSCLAKDLGKIFEAYWVLGVPDSTIPSPWPANYSTTYNKETPLEVQLNGTDAGVYLSSSPPALCAEGRTEDLHALLSIIDAASQFVHIAVMSYLPTMEFSHPRRYWPTIDNHLRKAAYERQVHIRLLIGCWEHSKPAMFPFLKSLAAMQDNGTHYSVEVRLFTVPVNETQAEIPYARVNHNKYMVTDKVAYIGTSNWSGDYFVRTAGSALVVNQCDANAQGELTVQEQLQAVFERDWNSKYSRDISTLGQWENICRGH